GATCTGGTACGAACGCTGGACCGGCACCTGGTGTACTTGCAGGAAAGCGGCGAGCTTTCGCGCCGCCGGCAGCGGCGGCTGGAGGAGCGAGTGCGCGCGGTGGTGGAGCGGCGCCTGCAGCGGCTGGCGTGGGTGCACGGGCGCGGGGAAGACATCCTCCGCGAGTCGCTGCCCCAGGTGGAAGCCGGCGCGCTGTCGCCGTACGCGGTTGCGGCGCGGATCGTGAAGGAAGTGGCGGGGCGGCAGGGGTGAGCGGCGGACGGGCACTGATCTCAGCACGGGGAACGACACGATGAGCATAGTGGAGCACGAGGTCCCGCCCGCCGAGCTGCTGGAGCGGATCGCGCGCAAGGAGCGCGAGCTGGAGGCCCTGCGCGCCGGGCTGGCGAAGTGGCAGGGCGCCCTGGCCCGCACGCCCCAGCGCGACGTCTCCTTCACCAGCATCTCCGGTTCCGAAGTGGAGGCGCTGTACACGCCCCTCGACCGTCCGGAGACGGGCGGGAAGGAGGCGGCGTACTACAACGAGCGCATCGGCTTCCCGGGCGAGTACCCGTTCACGCGCGGGCCGTACGGCACCATGTACCGCACGCGGCTGTGGACCATGCGCCAGTTCGCTGGCTTCGGCACCGCCGAGGAGACGAACGCGCGCTACCACTTCCTGCTCGGCCGCGGCCAGACGGGCCTGAGCGTGGCGTTCGACTTCCCCACGCTCATGGGCTACGACTCGGATCACCCGCGCAGCTTGGGCGAGGTGGGCAAGTGCGGCGTGGCCATCTCGTCGCTCGACGACATGGAGACGCTGTTCAGCGGCATCCCGCTGGACCAGGTGTCGGTGTCGATGACCATCAACGGGCCGGCCATCATCCTCTTCTGCTTCTACATGGTGGCGGCGGAGAAGCAGGGCGTGCCCTTCCAGAAGCTGCGCGGCACCGTCCAGAACGACATCCTCAAGGAGTACCAGGCGCAGCACGCCTGGGTCTACCCGCCGGAGCCCGCGCTTCGGCTGGTGATCGACATGTTCGAGTGGGCATCGAAGAACGCGCCCAAGTACAACCCCATCTCCATCTCCGGCTACCACATCCGCGAGGCGGGCGCCACCGCCGTGCAGGAGCTCGCGTACACGCTGCGCAACGGCTTCGAGTACGTGGAGCACGGCGTGGCGCGGGGGATGGACGTGGACGATTTCGCGCCGCGGCTCTCCTTCTTCTGGGACGTCCACAACGACTTCTTCGAGGAGATCGCCAAGTTCCGCGCCGCCCGCCGCATCTGGGCCCGCACGCTCCGCGACAAGTACGGCTCCACCAACCCGGAGAGCTGGCGCCTGCGCACCCACGCGCAGACGGCGGGCGTGACGCTCACCGCGCAGCAGCCCGAGAACAACATCGTCCGCGTGGCCTACCAGGCCATGGCGGCGGTGCTGGGCGGCACGCAGAGCCTGCACACCAACTCGATGGACGAGACGCTGGCCCTGCCCACCGAGCGCGCCGTGCAGATCGCCCTGCGCACGCAGCAGGTGCTCGCGTACGAGACGGGCGTCGCCAACACCATCGACCCGCTGGCGGGCTCGTACTACGTGGAAGCGCTCACCGACCAGATGGAGGCCGAGGCGGAGGAGATCTTCGCGCAGATCGACCGGCTGGGCGGCGTGGTGCCGGGCATCGAAGCCGGCTACTTCCAGCGCGAGATCGCCCGTTCCGCCTTCACCCAGCAGGTGGAGATCGAGCGCGGGGAGCGCACCATCGTGGGCGTCAACGAGTTCACGGTCGAAGGCGAGGAGCTCCAGATCCCGCTCCTCAAGGTCACCGAGGAGGCCGAGACGCGGCAGCGCGAGCGCATGGCTGGCATGCGCGCCCGCCGCGACCAGGCCGAGGTGGATCGCACGCTGGGCCTGCTCAAGGACTCCGCCCGCTCCGGCGAGAACGTCGTCCCCGCCATGCTCGACGCCGTCCGCGCCTACGCGACCCTGTACGAGATCCGCGCCGCGATGGAAGAGGTCTTCGGCGCCTACCAGGAGCCGGTCTTCTTCTAACCGACTCGGTAGATGCAGCAACCCGGAGCCGGGAGTGCCAAGCGCTCCCGGCTCCTGGCATTTCCGGCCACGGATCGACCGGGCGCGCAAAGAGAAGCCCGCTCCAGCGACCGCCGTTAGTCCGCGAAGGCGGACTCTGCGCTTCTGTTGCCGCGGTTTCAACCGCCAGACCACCGCCGCGACGACCTCTCCGAATCCCCCACCTCCAGCCATCGTCCCGATGACCGCACCATCCGACTGGTGGGCAGACTACTTCGACGAGAAGTTCGTCGACCTCTACCGCCACTTCCTCACGAACGAGCGCACCGAACGCGAGGTCGCCGGCATTCGGGAGATGCTCTCCCTCGCGCCCGGCGCCGAGGTGCTGGACCTGGCCTGCGGCTGGGGCCGCCACTCCATCGAGCTGGCGGAGGCGGGGTTCCGCGTGACCGGCCTGGACTTCTCGCCCACGCTGCTCGCGTCCGCGCGCAAGCGGGCGAAGGCCGCGGGCGTAACGGTGGATTTCGTGAAGGGCGACATGCGCGAGGTGCCGTGGACCGGGCGGTTCGATGCAGTGCTCTCCCTCTTCTCGTCGCTCGGCTACTTCCTTTCGGACGAGGAAGACCTGCGCGTCCTCCGGTCCGCGCACGATGCGCTGAAGCCGGCCGGGCTGTTCCTGATGGAGACGATGCACCGCGACCACATCGTCGGCGCATTCGCCGAGCGCGACTGGTGGGAGAACGAGGATGGCACCACCGTCTGGATCGAGCGCGAGTTCGACGCGGTGGACGGCGTCAGCCGCGAGTGGCTGCGCTGGAGCCGCGCCGGCAAGACGGGCGAGAAGTACCACGAGCTGCGCATCCGCAACGCGACCGAGTGGGACGTGCTGCTCCGCCGCGCCGGCCTGGAGCCCGTCGAGTGGTACGGCGACTGGGAGAACGCGCCCTTCATCCACACCTCCGAAGACCTCATCGTCGTCGCCCGCCGCAAGCGCTGACGCGGTCCGGCGCGATCTCGCGCATCCGCCAAAGGTTTCGAGCGAATCCCCGCGATCTCGGCAGAGGCGTGGGGATTCGACTTTCGGGAGATGCATGGCCGTCCATCCGGCGCCTGACATCTACCGAAACCGATGCAGCCAGCCGGCACCCGTGCGCGACGATGCTGTCCGATCCACCCGCCGTTCGTGTTTCGCCCGCGGAGGATTGCTCCGGTGGCGCAGATGGCGTGGATGATGCCCTCGACAAGGGATTCCGGGGAGCCGGACTTCGATGCTGCGGCGGTGGCGCGGATGTTCCGTGGTGGGGCGGGGTTCGCTTGCCCGGCCCACGGCGGGCCTGTAGAATTAGCGGGCTCCCGCCCGATTTACGCCGGAGCGCGCGCCCTTCCTCTACCCGACCGATAGCACACGATGCCTGAACGGAAGATCCGCGTCCTCGTCGCCAAGCCGGGGCTGGACGGCCACGACCGCGGCGCCAAGGTGATCGCCGCCGCGCTCCGCGACGCGGGCATGGAGGTCATCTACACCGGCCTGCACCAGACGCCTGAGATGGTGGTGGCGGCCGCGGTGCAGGAAGACGTGGACGTGGTGGCCATGTCCATCCTCTCCGGCGCGCACATGACGCTCTTCCCGCGCGTGCAGGAGCTGCTGGAAGAAGAGGGCGCCGACCACATCCTGCTCACCGGCGGCGGCATCATCCCCGAGGAGGACATGGCGGCGCTGGAGAAGCGCGGCGTGGGCAAGCTGTTCGGGCCCGGGACCACCACGGGCGCCGCGGTGGAGTACATCCGCTCCTGGTTCTCGGAGCACGGGCGCGACCGCGAAGCCGCCGAGCAGTGACCGCCGGCACCGCGGCCCCCGCCGCGCCGCCCACGGGGCGAATGGAGACGCTCACCCGCGAGCTGGCCGAGCTGGAGGCGAAGCTGCGGCAGGGCGGCGGCCCCAAGCGCATCGAGAAGCAGCACGCCGAGGGCAAGCTCACGGCCCGCGAGCGCATCGGCCTGCTCGTCGACCCGCGCACGCGCTTCCAGGAGGTGGGGCTGCTCATCGCCCACGACCGCTACGAGGGGCAGGCGCCCGCGGCGGGCGTGGTCACGGGCTTCGGCACCATCGCCGGGCGCGAGGTGGTGATCGTGGCCAACGACGCCACGGTCAAGGCGGGCTCGTGGTGGCCCGAGACCATCACCAAGATGCTGCGGGCGCAGGAGATCGCCATGCGCTGCCGGG
This window of the Longimicrobiaceae bacterium genome carries:
- a CDS encoding methylmalonyl-CoA mutase family protein; the encoded protein is MSIVEHEVPPAELLERIARKERELEALRAGLAKWQGALARTPQRDVSFTSISGSEVEALYTPLDRPETGGKEAAYYNERIGFPGEYPFTRGPYGTMYRTRLWTMRQFAGFGTAEETNARYHFLLGRGQTGLSVAFDFPTLMGYDSDHPRSLGEVGKCGVAISSLDDMETLFSGIPLDQVSVSMTINGPAIILFCFYMVAAEKQGVPFQKLRGTVQNDILKEYQAQHAWVYPPEPALRLVIDMFEWASKNAPKYNPISISGYHIREAGATAVQELAYTLRNGFEYVEHGVARGMDVDDFAPRLSFFWDVHNDFFEEIAKFRAARRIWARTLRDKYGSTNPESWRLRTHAQTAGVTLTAQQPENNIVRVAYQAMAAVLGGTQSLHTNSMDETLALPTERAVQIALRTQQVLAYETGVANTIDPLAGSYYVEALTDQMEAEAEEIFAQIDRLGGVVPGIEAGYFQREIARSAFTQQVEIERGERTIVGVNEFTVEGEELQIPLLKVTEEAETRQRERMAGMRARRDQAEVDRTLGLLKDSARSGENVVPAMLDAVRAYATLYEIRAAMEEVFGAYQEPVFF
- a CDS encoding methyltransferase domain-containing protein; this encodes MTAPSDWWADYFDEKFVDLYRHFLTNERTEREVAGIREMLSLAPGAEVLDLACGWGRHSIELAEAGFRVTGLDFSPTLLASARKRAKAAGVTVDFVKGDMREVPWTGRFDAVLSLFSSLGYFLSDEEDLRVLRSAHDALKPAGLFLMETMHRDHIVGAFAERDWWENEDGTTVWIEREFDAVDGVSREWLRWSRAGKTGEKYHELRIRNATEWDVLLRRAGLEPVEWYGDWENAPFIHTSEDLIVVARRKR
- a CDS encoding cobalamin B12-binding domain-containing protein, yielding MPERKIRVLVAKPGLDGHDRGAKVIAAALRDAGMEVIYTGLHQTPEMVVAAAVQEDVDVVAMSILSGAHMTLFPRVQELLEEEGADHILLTGGGIIPEEDMAALEKRGVGKLFGPGTTTGAAVEYIRSWFSEHGRDREAAEQ